In Desulfobaccales bacterium, the following proteins share a genomic window:
- a CDS encoding flippase gives MIIYMIFKPYFNKLLNNKVAQNAASLYIIHFANYLLPLITVPYVVRVLTPYGYGLVAFGQSFLGYFSVFVEYGFGFSATRKISVCRDDPAALGRIAAGVWGAKLLLCSSGFIVLLVCIFIVPALKEHKNLLLIIYLTTFGHVLFPGWLYQGMERMVYISVINLSIRLLVVIAIFALIRRPEDYLLYAALSSLGSILAGIVGFMWSLRLFSLKLTLPSFQEIWQALREGWVLFLSTASISLYTVGNAFILGMLTSPVVVGYYSAGEKIVLSLLGLIRPLSQAAYPRFAKLAAESTCQALKWGRVMLCVNGAIGFCLSAFLLAAAPLIVNILLGKNYGPTVQVIRVLALIPFLVAISNVLGIQTMLPFGKDRLFTGILFAAGLINLSLAFVLIPFWQQVGMATAFLVSEIFVTAAMFVALSRYNLNPFFARLPLTS, from the coding sequence TTGATCATTTATATGATTTTCAAACCTTATTTTAATAAATTGTTAAATAACAAAGTGGCCCAGAATGCCGCCTCTTTGTATATTATTCATTTTGCGAATTACCTGTTGCCGCTCATCACGGTTCCATATGTGGTCCGGGTATTGACTCCGTATGGCTACGGCCTGGTGGCCTTCGGGCAGAGTTTTCTGGGTTATTTCTCAGTGTTTGTGGAATATGGTTTTGGGTTCTCGGCTACCAGGAAAATCTCCGTCTGTCGGGATGACCCCGCCGCCCTTGGACGTATTGCCGCCGGTGTATGGGGTGCCAAGCTTCTCCTTTGTTCGTCAGGTTTCATTGTATTACTTGTTTGCATCTTTATTGTACCGGCGCTTAAGGAACATAAAAACCTTTTATTGATCATTTATCTGACTACTTTCGGCCATGTCCTTTTCCCTGGCTGGCTTTACCAGGGGATGGAACGAATGGTTTACATCTCGGTGATAAATTTGAGTATACGATTACTGGTTGTCATTGCCATCTTCGCCTTGATCAGAAGACCGGAAGATTACCTCTTGTATGCCGCCTTGTCCAGCCTTGGTTCCATACTCGCTGGCATTGTCGGTTTCATGTGGTCCCTGCGTTTGTTCTCGCTCAAGCTGACTCTCCCATCCTTTCAGGAGATCTGGCAGGCCCTCAGGGAAGGCTGGGTTCTTTTTCTTTCCACCGCCTCCATCAGCCTGTACACTGTGGGGAACGCCTTCATCCTGGGCATGCTCACCAGCCCGGTGGTGGTGGGCTACTACAGCGCCGGGGAAAAAATTGTCCTGAGCCTCCTCGGTCTGATAAGACCATTGTCCCAGGCTGCCTATCCCCGGTTTGCCAAACTGGCTGCCGAATCCACCTGTCAGGCCTTGAAGTGGGGCAGGGTCATGTTATGCGTGAATGGGGCCATCGGCTTCTGTCTGTCGGCCTTCCTTCTGGCAGCTGCGCCTTTGATAGTGAATATCCTTTTGGGGAAAAATTACGGCCCCACTGTCCAGGTGATAAGGGTTTTGGCCTTGATCCCCTTTCTTGTGGCTATCAGCAATGTTCTGGGAATTCAGACCATGCTTCCCTTTGGCAAGGACAGGTTGTTCACTGGCATACTCTTTGCGGCCGGTCTGATAAACCTCTCCCTGGCTTTTGTCCTGATCCCTTTCTGGCAGCAGGTGGGCATGGCCACGGCTTTTCTGGTCAGCGAGATATTT